From Planctomycetia bacterium, the proteins below share one genomic window:
- the tadA gene encoding tRNA adenosine(34) deaminase TadA, whose product MHDFYMRRALREAEQALAEDEVPVGAVIVHSGQVIASARNAREQLRDPTAHAEMVAITQAAAALESWRLDDCILYVTLEPCPMCAGAILQARIPTVVFGAPDPKAGAVESLYKLLNDARLNHRCQVVPGVLAGECGEILTRFFAEKRRQGKK is encoded by the coding sequence ATGCACGATTTCTACATGCGGCGCGCTTTGCGCGAGGCGGAGCAGGCTTTGGCTGAGGACGAGGTGCCGGTCGGCGCGGTGATCGTGCATAGCGGGCAAGTGATTGCCAGCGCTCGCAACGCGCGGGAGCAACTGCGGGATCCCACGGCGCACGCCGAAATGGTCGCCATCACCCAGGCTGCGGCGGCGCTGGAAAGCTGGCGGCTGGATGACTGCATCCTCTACGTCACGCTCGAACCTTGCCCCATGTGCGCCGGGGCGATCCTCCAGGCGCGGATTCCGACCGTCGTGTTTGGGGCTCCGGACCCGAAGGCGGGCGCCGTGGAGTCCTTATACAAGTTGCTGAACGACGCCCGGCTGAATCACCGTTGCCAGGTTGTCCCAGGCGTGCTGGCAGGCGAATGCGGGGAGATTCTGACGCGATTTTTCGCGGAAAAGCGACGACAGGGTAAGAAATAG
- the thiS gene encoding sulfur carrier protein ThiS: MEVFVNGAAREVPPGTTLAALIQELAMEPRFVAVEVNLELVPRTQHAARLLAAGDRLEIVTLVGGG; encoded by the coding sequence ATGGAAGTCTTCGTCAACGGTGCAGCGCGCGAAGTTCCACCGGGCACGACGCTTGCCGCATTGATTCAAGAGCTAGCGATGGAACCGCGCTTCGTCGCCGTCGAAGTGAACCTGGAACTGGTTCCCCGGACGCAGCACGCCGCGCGCCTACTCGCTGCCGGCGATCGCCTGGAAATCGTCACACTGGTCGGCGGCGGATAA
- a CDS encoding thiazole synthase: MTATTTQHRAHVTTDPLRLGKHTLQSRLIVGTGKYASYELMARALELSGTDCITVAVRRERLVDAQGRNILDHIDTSRYILLPNTAGCFTAEDAIRVARLGREILLGLENPGADWVKLEVLGDTKTLLPDPIATLQATEKLVAEGFQVLCYTTDDPMTARRLKQAGATSVMPAGSPIGSGQGILNPNNLRICLEYLKEGDPDYPVIVDAGVGTASDVAIAMELGVDGVLLNTGIAHAKDPLGMSRAMKAGIEAGRLAFLSGRIPKKLYATASSPETDLIAPARA, encoded by the coding sequence ATGACCGCTACGACTACTCAACACCGCGCGCACGTCACGACCGATCCGCTGCGGCTAGGCAAACACACGTTGCAGAGCCGGCTGATTGTCGGCACTGGCAAGTACGCTAGCTACGAGCTGATGGCCCGCGCGTTGGAACTGTCCGGAACCGACTGCATCACCGTGGCGGTGCGGCGCGAGCGATTGGTCGATGCGCAAGGGCGCAACATCCTCGATCACATCGATACGTCGCGCTACATCCTGCTTCCCAACACGGCCGGCTGCTTCACGGCGGAAGATGCGATCCGCGTTGCTCGCTTGGGGCGCGAGATCTTGCTCGGCCTGGAAAACCCCGGCGCGGATTGGGTGAAGCTTGAAGTGCTTGGCGACACGAAGACGTTGCTGCCGGATCCGATCGCCACGCTCCAGGCGACGGAAAAACTTGTCGCCGAAGGGTTTCAGGTTTTGTGCTATACGACCGACGACCCGATGACGGCGCGGCGGCTCAAGCAGGCCGGCGCCACGAGCGTGATGCCGGCCGGCAGCCCGATCGGCTCTGGGCAGGGAATTCTCAACCCCAACAACCTGCGCATCTGCTTGGAGTACTTGAAGGAAGGCGACCCGGACTACCCGGTGATTGTCGACGCCGGCGTCGGCACGGCGAGCGACGTGGCGATCGCCATGGAGTTGGGCGTTGATGGCGTGTTGCTCAATACCGGCATCGCGCACGCCAAGGATCCGCTCGGCATGTCCCGCGCGATGAAGGCCGGCATCGAAGCCGGCCGCCTGGCGTTTCTTTCCGGCCGGATTCCGAAGAAGCTGTACGCCACGGCGAGCAGTCCGGAGACGGATTTGATTGCTCCAGCTCGTGCTTAG
- the trpD gene encoding anthranilate phosphoribosyltransferase, with protein sequence MIEITLGRLVAGEDLSFDEMTACLGGVMRGEWTEGQIGLLLTALADKGETVDEIAGAALALRRSLTPIRSSRADLLDTCGTGGDASGTFNISTATAIVAAASGVPIAKHGNRSITSRTGSADVLKALGVNIEASVPTVERCLDELGLCFCFAPLLHPAMRHVANVRRQLGRPTIFNVLGPLTNPASAPYQLLGVGKAALHEKLAAALARLGTRRAAVVHGEDGLDEVTLSGKTQVFVVENESLHPLVWQPEDFGLATIDRSALLVSGPEESAAMIRGILAGQPGPPRDIVLANAAAALWVVGKVTDVREGVRIAADAIDSNRAAKLLAQLAEFSSA encoded by the coding sequence ATGATCGAAATCACTCTCGGCCGTCTCGTGGCCGGCGAAGATCTCTCGTTTGACGAAATGACCGCCTGCCTGGGCGGCGTGATGCGCGGCGAATGGACCGAAGGGCAAATCGGCCTCTTGCTCACGGCGCTGGCGGACAAAGGAGAAACGGTCGACGAGATCGCGGGCGCGGCGTTGGCGCTGCGACGCAGTCTAACGCCGATCCGCAGTAGCCGCGCCGATCTGCTCGACACCTGCGGCACCGGCGGCGACGCGTCCGGCACTTTCAACATCAGCACCGCGACGGCGATTGTCGCCGCGGCTTCCGGCGTGCCGATCGCCAAGCATGGCAATCGCAGCATCACGAGCCGGACTGGTTCGGCGGATGTTCTGAAAGCGCTCGGCGTTAACATTGAAGCGTCTGTGCCGACGGTCGAGCGCTGCCTGGATGAGCTAGGCCTTTGCTTCTGCTTCGCCCCGCTCTTGCATCCAGCGATGCGCCACGTGGCGAACGTGCGCCGGCAACTCGGTCGACCGACGATTTTCAACGTGCTGGGACCGCTCACCAATCCTGCGTCCGCGCCCTACCAATTGCTGGGCGTCGGCAAAGCGGCACTCCACGAAAAGCTCGCCGCGGCGCTGGCGCGACTTGGCACGCGCCGCGCCGCAGTCGTCCATGGCGAAGATGGCTTGGACGAAGTCACGTTGTCCGGCAAGACGCAGGTGTTCGTTGTTGAAAATGAATCGCTGCATCCACTCGTCTGGCAGCCGGAAGATTTTGGACTGGCAACGATCGATCGTTCCGCGCTCCTCGTCTCCGGCCCGGAGGAAAGCGCTGCGATGATTCGCGGCATCCTCGCCGGCCAACCGGGCCCGCCGCGCGACATCGTCCTCGCCAACGCCGCCGCCGCGCTGTGGGTCGTCGGCAAAGTGACAGACGTCCGCGAGGGAGTGCGCATCGCGGCCGACGCAATCGATTCGAACAGAGCGGCAAAACTACTCGCTCAGCTTGCCGAATTCTCATCGGCATAG
- a CDS encoding SDR family NAD(P)-dependent oxidoreductase: MLPPMDLNNKVALVTGATMGIGAAIAVELAKRGAHISTMARQLEGPGDELRARINMLDRGCHLMQGDLSQAASCTQAVEETVEKLGRLDVLIHNAGGPAFGKIEDITPNVWQHTLDLHVTANYHLCRAALPHLRAAGGGVIITVASSAAIRGIPGAIAYATAKGALLNFTRCLARDLADDNIRVNCIAPGVIRTRFHQDMPEDRKQHNLDHRIPLHREGSAEQVAEAVALLVTNDYITGETLTIDGGLTMRIA; encoded by the coding sequence ATGCTCCCTCCCATGGACCTCAACAACAAAGTTGCCCTCGTGACCGGCGCCACGATGGGGATCGGCGCCGCGATTGCCGTGGAATTGGCGAAGCGCGGCGCGCACATTTCCACGATGGCGCGGCAGCTCGAAGGGCCGGGCGACGAGTTGCGCGCGCGGATCAATATGTTGGACCGCGGCTGCCACTTGATGCAAGGCGATTTATCGCAGGCTGCATCGTGTACCCAGGCGGTGGAGGAAACGGTCGAGAAGCTTGGCCGTCTGGACGTGCTGATCCACAACGCGGGCGGGCCGGCCTTTGGGAAAATCGAAGACATCACGCCCAACGTCTGGCAGCACACGCTCGATTTGCATGTGACGGCCAATTATCACCTTTGCCGCGCCGCGCTGCCTCATCTGCGCGCCGCGGGCGGCGGCGTGATCATCACGGTCGCGTCCTCGGCCGCCATCCGCGGCATCCCAGGCGCGATTGCCTATGCCACGGCCAAGGGCGCGCTGCTGAACTTCACGCGTTGTTTGGCGCGCGATTTGGCAGACGACAACATCCGCGTGAATTGCATTGCGCCGGGCGTGATTCGTACGCGATTTCACCAAGACATGCCGGAAGACCGCAAGCAGCACAACCTGGATCACCGCATCCCGCTCCATCGCGAGGGCTCAGCAGAGCAAGTCGCCGAAGCGGTCGCGCTGCTCGTGACCAACGATTACATCACCGGCGAAACGTTGACGATCGACGGCGGGCTGACGATGCGGATTGCGTAA
- a CDS encoding alpha/beta hydrolase-fold protein, whose protein sequence is MSPFKESAPEFRNVENQASELLPGWSVVDVAGHPCDIFTPERPHTNSYVAMYLHGVHLGRLVDNPVATRLLAEYGLPCIAPLTQRSWWTDKICEEFDPTLTAERYVLDRVLPFAAERWKILPSQLALFGTSMGGQGALRFAFKYPNRFPIVAALSPAIDYYTRYDEDDETIPLMYPDPEAARQDSAILHVHPLNWPRNTYFCCDPADARWFDSSDRLRMKLYSLGIPYECDLETSAGGHSWSYYNHMLPKAFAFMLARLEQERLRV, encoded by the coding sequence ATGTCCCCGTTCAAGGAATCCGCACCCGAGTTCCGTAACGTGGAAAACCAGGCCTCCGAACTGCTTCCCGGCTGGAGCGTGGTCGACGTCGCTGGCCATCCCTGCGACATCTTCACGCCCGAACGCCCGCACACGAACAGCTATGTCGCCATGTACCTGCATGGCGTGCATCTGGGCCGGCTGGTCGATAATCCGGTCGCCACCCGCCTGCTCGCTGAGTATGGTTTGCCATGCATCGCGCCGCTGACGCAACGCAGTTGGTGGACCGACAAGATATGCGAAGAGTTCGATCCGACGCTGACGGCCGAGCGCTATGTGCTGGACCGCGTGCTGCCGTTCGCCGCCGAGCGCTGGAAAATCCTGCCGTCGCAATTGGCGCTCTTCGGCACGAGCATGGGCGGCCAGGGCGCTTTGCGATTCGCGTTCAAATACCCGAATCGCTTTCCGATCGTCGCCGCGCTCAGCCCCGCGATCGACTACTACACGCGCTACGACGAAGACGATGAGACGATTCCGCTGATGTATCCCGATCCCGAAGCGGCTCGACAGGATTCGGCGATTCTCCACGTTCATCCGCTAAATTGGCCGCGCAACACGTACTTTTGCTGCGACCCGGCGGACGCTCGCTGGTTCGACAGCTCGGACCGACTGCGGATGAAACTCTACTCGCTCGGCATTCCGTACGAATGCGACCTCGAAACCAGCGCCGGCGGCCACAGTTGGTCGTACTACAACCACATGCTGCCGAAGGCATTCGCCTTTATGCTCGCGCGCTTGGAACAGGAGCGGCTACGCGTTTGA
- a CDS encoding S41 family peptidase, translated as MNEWLTAENASWAPTAWWLADLALRATLIFAAAIAATACLRNASAATRHFVWLAAFVGAGMLPMMSTTLPNWHVSLGSTAPAAAPMELADLDQDAQVNTVTADATASTAPWKETLLASQPAEAAAPPIVAPTVTPVKPAQPWPWATIAVCAWLVGVVGMLLPLLGGAISLARLGRRARNVEDARLLAIFDDAKARLDCRRDVRLLESDARQVPMTWGVFRPAVLLPVSARSWSVAQLRMVLLHELAHVSRADCATQWLVQICRAMYWYQPLAWIAYKQLRREQEQACDDRVLADGCQAPDYAEHLVAVAAGLAPQRWAAAVALAMADQSRMERRVTAILNDQVNRRALSQRGALAGIAVAAIVIVPVASYTATPQRAEAGMRSQAMAHEVERMVVHQAAAPAADQEGVAKDALAELQAHVTKRYVTAPDEASLVRGAMRGMVDALNDPHSEVMTAAELAQLERQIKGALSGIGAQLEMRDGRPTVATPLENSPALKAGVRPGDVIVEIDGAAAGDDLQQVASRIMGPADSKVKLLVQRGDGSKATVEIVRAAFKLPTVQGYIRGDNYKWDYLLDAQHKIGYLRITQFGAETAAEVRDAMAAAREPLAGLILDLRYCPGGLMAQSIDVVRLFAPTGEIVTLRGRDGSEQKIGEGDAPAEPTLPLVVLVNEYTASSAEIVSGALQANHCAVVVGSRTHGKASVQELVRLEDGTGIRLTTAFYHLPGGRNIHKRPGEATWGVDPDEGYFVPMSTAQNERFLQELKGRERLSLATVPAEGGSLPSLDNAAFQQLDPQLAAGWQAMIHRLDKGQFQATGRTLAEMRSYVTERELASRRGELVTKLEEVSRELRELDASIGDEPR; from the coding sequence ATGAACGAATGGCTGACCGCGGAGAACGCGAGTTGGGCGCCGACGGCCTGGTGGCTGGCGGACCTGGCTTTGCGAGCGACGTTGATCTTTGCCGCCGCGATTGCGGCGACCGCCTGCCTGCGGAACGCCAGCGCGGCGACGCGGCATTTCGTCTGGCTGGCCGCCTTCGTTGGCGCCGGCATGTTGCCGATGATGTCGACGACGTTGCCCAATTGGCACGTCTCGCTTGGCAGCACCGCGCCGGCCGCCGCGCCGATGGAATTAGCGGACCTGGATCAAGACGCGCAAGTAAACACCGTCACGGCCGACGCTACGGCGAGCACTGCGCCGTGGAAAGAAACGCTGTTGGCGTCGCAACCTGCGGAAGCCGCGGCCCCGCCGATTGTGGCGCCGACGGTGACGCCAGTGAAACCGGCCCAGCCGTGGCCGTGGGCGACGATCGCCGTGTGCGCCTGGTTGGTTGGTGTCGTAGGAATGTTGCTGCCGCTGTTGGGTGGAGCGATCAGCCTGGCTCGACTGGGCCGCCGTGCGCGGAACGTCGAAGACGCGCGGTTGCTCGCGATCTTCGACGACGCGAAGGCCCGGCTCGACTGCCGTCGCGACGTGCGGTTGTTAGAAAGCGATGCGCGTCAGGTTCCGATGACCTGGGGCGTCTTTCGTCCGGCCGTGCTGTTGCCGGTTTCGGCCCGCTCCTGGAGCGTCGCGCAGTTGCGTATGGTCTTGTTGCATGAGTTAGCTCATGTCTCCCGCGCGGATTGCGCCACGCAATGGCTCGTGCAGATTTGCCGGGCGATGTACTGGTATCAACCACTCGCTTGGATCGCCTACAAGCAATTGCGACGCGAACAGGAACAGGCTTGCGACGATCGCGTGCTGGCCGATGGTTGCCAGGCCCCGGACTATGCCGAACATCTGGTCGCGGTGGCCGCTGGTCTCGCCCCGCAGCGCTGGGCTGCGGCCGTGGCATTGGCCATGGCGGACCAGTCGCGAATGGAACGTCGCGTGACGGCGATTCTCAACGATCAGGTGAATCGCCGGGCGCTATCGCAGCGCGGCGCGCTCGCCGGCATTGCCGTGGCGGCGATTGTCATCGTGCCGGTCGCCTCCTACACGGCCACGCCACAGCGGGCCGAGGCAGGTATGCGTAGCCAGGCCATGGCGCATGAAGTCGAGCGGATGGTCGTCCATCAGGCCGCCGCGCCAGCGGCCGACCAGGAAGGCGTCGCGAAAGACGCGCTCGCCGAACTACAAGCGCACGTCACCAAGCGCTACGTCACCGCACCGGATGAAGCGAGCCTCGTCCGCGGCGCGATGCGCGGCATGGTCGATGCACTGAACGATCCGCACTCCGAAGTCATGACGGCGGCCGAACTGGCTCAGCTCGAACGGCAGATCAAAGGCGCGCTCAGCGGCATCGGCGCGCAACTTGAAATGCGCGACGGTCGTCCCACGGTGGCGACGCCGCTCGAAAACTCTCCGGCGCTCAAGGCAGGCGTGCGTCCGGGCGACGTGATCGTCGAAATCGACGGGGCCGCGGCGGGCGATGATCTCCAACAGGTCGCGTCGCGCATCATGGGCCCCGCTGATTCGAAGGTGAAGCTGCTCGTCCAGCGTGGCGACGGTTCGAAGGCTACGGTGGAAATCGTCCGGGCCGCGTTCAAGTTGCCGACGGTGCAAGGCTATATCCGCGGCGACAATTACAAATGGGACTATCTGCTGGACGCCCAGCACAAGATTGGCTATCTCCGCATCACGCAGTTCGGCGCGGAAACCGCGGCCGAGGTGCGCGACGCGATGGCTGCCGCTCGCGAACCGCTCGCGGGTTTGATCCTCGATCTCCGCTATTGCCCCGGCGGCCTGATGGCGCAATCGATCGACGTCGTGCGACTCTTCGCCCCGACGGGCGAGATCGTCACGCTCCGTGGACGCGACGGCAGCGAACAAAAGATCGGCGAAGGGGATGCTCCCGCCGAGCCGACGCTGCCGCTCGTGGTGCTGGTGAATGAATACACTGCGTCGAGCGCCGAAATCGTTTCCGGGGCGCTGCAAGCCAATCATTGCGCGGTCGTGGTCGGTTCGCGTACGCATGGTAAAGCCTCCGTGCAGGAGTTGGTGCGATTGGAAGACGGCACCGGCATCCGCTTGACCACCGCGTTCTATCACTTGCCAGGCGGACGCAACATTCACAAGCGCCCCGGCGAAGCGACCTGGGGCGTCGACCCGGACGAAGGCTACTTCGTGCCGATGAGCACGGCGCAGAATGAACGTTTCCTGCAGGAGCTGAAAGGACGCGAACGATTGTCGCTGGCGACCGTCCCGGCCGAGGGAGGTTCGCTGCCTAGTCTCGACAACGCGGCGTTTCAACAGTTGGACCCGCAACTCGCGGCCGGTTGGCAGGCGATGATTCATCGCCTGGACAAAGGCCAATTCCAAGCCACGGGTCGCACGCTCGCGGAGATGCGTTCCTATGTCACGGAACGCGAATTGGCGTCACGTCGCGGGGAGCTCGTCACTAAGCTCGAAGAAGTCAGCCGCGAACTGCGCGAGTTGGACGCCTCGATCGGCGACGAACCGCGTTAA